One Campylobacter concisus DNA segment encodes these proteins:
- a CDS encoding ribonuclease domain-containing protein, translating into MNKRLFPALVAFVIAIIIGTFFFSKEGGEANKNAQILLEQLNKEGQKSQSLAENGSYTSKDEVALYIYKFNKLPKNFITKKEALELGWDAKSGNLWQVSGGKSIGGDRFSNREKRLPEADGRKWFECDVNYNGGRRGAERILYSNDGLIYYTPDHYEHFYLLYEKRMQ; encoded by the coding sequence TTGAACAAAAGACTTTTTCCAGCCTTAGTTGCCTTTGTCATTGCTATCATCATAGGCACCTTCTTTTTTTCAAAAGAGGGCGGAGAGGCAAACAAAAACGCTCAAATTTTACTTGAGCAGCTAAACAAAGAGGGGCAAAAGAGCCAGAGCCTTGCAGAAAACGGCTCATACACCTCAAAAGATGAGGTCGCACTTTATATCTATAAATTTAACAAGCTGCCAAAGAATTTTATAACTAAAAAAGAGGCACTTGAACTTGGCTGGGACGCAAAAAGCGGAAATTTATGGCAGGTAAGTGGCGGCAAAAGCATCGGTGGAGATAGATTTTCAAACCGAGAAAAGAGGCTGCCTGAGGCTGATGGTAGAAAGTGGTTTGAGTGCGATGTAAATTATAATGGCGGCAGGCGTGGCGCTGAGAGAATTTTATATTCAAACGACGGACTTATCTACTACACGCCCGATCACTACGAGCATTTTTATCTGCTTTATGAGAAGAGGATGCAATGA
- a CDS encoding barstar family protein yields the protein MKIVILDAKKMLEKEKMHEYFAKKFDLPEYYGKNLDALFDCLCEINEPTLIKLKNEDALETGLKESLVTLFYDVCSENEMVKFEIIKDEK from the coding sequence ATGAAAATCGTGATCTTGGATGCTAAAAAAATGCTCGAAAAAGAGAAGATGCATGAGTATTTTGCAAAGAAATTTGACCTGCCAGAGTACTACGGCAAAAATTTAGACGCGCTCTTTGACTGTCTTTGCGAGATAAATGAGCCAACTCTTATAAAGCTAAAAAACGAAGATGCCTTAGAAACAGGGCTAAAAGAGAGCTTGGTAACGCTATTTTACGACGTTTGTTCGGAAAACGAGATGGTTAAATTTGAGATTATAAAAGATGAAAAATGA
- a CDS encoding MqnA/MqnD/SBP family protein: MIFGKIDYLNLLPFHVFLKAAPLKTQVKKAIEFKKGVPSKLNRALNARKIDAAVISSIASKKANLKKLNFGIVAKKDVKSVLVRKNSAMKFDPASASSNALANILHLKGEVIIGDRALKAYLSEGKECFYDLGQIWHEKTNLPFVFGRFSYVKNGSFYKRLVAKFLQKNVKIPNYILAQYAKSRDISEQDIKWYLKFISYKIGLKEQKSLRKFFKEHRFLREAMKV; encoded by the coding sequence ATGATATTTGGAAAGATTGATTATCTAAATTTACTCCCATTTCATGTATTTTTAAAGGCAGCTCCACTCAAAACTCAGGTAAAAAAGGCGATCGAGTTTAAAAAAGGCGTGCCAAGTAAGCTAAATAGAGCGCTAAACGCTAGAAAGATCGACGCTGCGGTGATCTCAAGCATAGCAAGTAAAAAGGCAAATTTAAAGAAGCTAAATTTTGGAATAGTCGCCAAAAAAGATGTCAAAAGCGTGCTTGTTCGCAAAAACTCCGCTATGAAATTTGACCCAGCTTCAGCTAGCTCAAACGCCCTAGCAAATATACTTCATCTAAAAGGCGAGGTGATCATAGGCGATAGGGCGCTAAAGGCATACTTAAGCGAGGGTAAAGAGTGCTTTTACGACCTTGGTCAAATTTGGCACGAAAAGACAAATTTGCCATTTGTTTTTGGTAGATTTTCTTACGTAAAAAATGGCTCGTTTTACAAAAGGCTGGTCGCAAAATTTTTACAAAAAAATGTAAAGATCCCAAACTATATCTTAGCCCAGTATGCTAAAAGCCGCGACATAAGCGAGCAAGATATCAAGTGGTACCTTAAATTTATAAGCTACAAGATTGGCCTAAAAGAGCAAAAATCACTCCGAAAATTTTTTAAAGAACATAGGTTTTTAAGAGAGGCAATGAAAGTCTAA
- a CDS encoding SPFH domain-containing protein, whose product MEFAYSIPMIVGAVVILFIILIPLLFRRVVATNEVHIVQTSKSTTSYGKDTANGNSYYEFPSWIPIIGVTKIVLPVSVFSIKIDGYEAYDVGRLPFMVDITAFFRIKDSNLAAQRVINLKDMELQLTDIIQGSIRSILASKQLEEILQQRSEFGLEFTTAVKEQLQNWGIEPVKNIELMDIRDSRDSKVIFNIMEKKKSEIEKESRMTVAENKKIAEIAEVNAKQETDVKKQEAEKAVGLKTVENEREVAISRQQACQQVADQEKVTKEKEMEVIRVTDVKQAEISKQVEIVKAEQEQRKIEIDAEARKNAKIKDAEAHKQNQILTAEGEKEKAFLEAAALLETKDKESQGIQKIGSAEAEALRLKELAPVNAQIELAREIGENEGYQTYLISIKQIEANRDVGLEQAKALSAADLKIIANEGSVSNGLSKISDVLSSKGGTNLASMLEGLNQSEIGKGLIDKFIKPNGGSDRDKPQK is encoded by the coding sequence ATGGAATTTGCATATTCAATTCCAATGATTGTAGGCGCAGTGGTTATACTGTTTATCATTTTAATACCGCTTTTATTTAGGCGCGTTGTTGCAACAAATGAGGTGCATATCGTTCAAACATCAAAAAGCACCACATCTTACGGCAAAGATACAGCCAACGGAAATAGCTACTATGAATTTCCAAGCTGGATACCAATAATTGGTGTAACAAAGATAGTTTTGCCAGTTTCTGTTTTTAGTATAAAGATAGATGGCTATGAGGCATATGATGTCGGTCGTTTGCCATTTATGGTTGATATCACTGCATTTTTTAGGATAAAAGATAGCAACCTAGCAGCACAACGCGTCATAAATCTTAAAGATATGGAGCTTCAGCTAACTGACATCATCCAAGGCTCGATCCGTTCTATCTTAGCTAGCAAGCAGCTAGAAGAAATTCTTCAACAAAGAAGCGAATTTGGCTTAGAATTTACAACCGCAGTCAAAGAGCAGCTTCAAAACTGGGGCATAGAGCCTGTTAAAAATATCGAGTTAATGGACATCCGCGATAGTAGAGATAGCAAGGTTATCTTTAATATCATGGAGAAGAAAAAATCAGAAATCGAGAAAGAGTCTCGTATGACTGTGGCTGAGAATAAAAAGATTGCAGAGATCGCTGAAGTAAATGCAAAACAAGAGACTGATGTTAAAAAACAAGAGGCTGAAAAGGCAGTAGGTCTAAAAACAGTTGAAAACGAAAGAGAGGTTGCTATTTCTCGTCAGCAAGCTTGCCAACAAGTGGCTGATCAAGAGAAGGTCACTAAAGAAAAAGAGATGGAAGTTATCAGAGTTACTGATGTTAAGCAAGCTGAAATTTCAAAACAAGTAGAGATCGTCAAAGCTGAGCAAGAGCAAAGAAAGATAGAGATCGACGCTGAAGCTAGGAAAAACGCGAAGATCAAAGACGCTGAAGCACATAAACAAAATCAAATTCTAACAGCTGAGGGTGAGAAAGAGAAGGCATTTTTGGAGGCTGCTGCTTTACTGGAGACTAAAGATAAAGAGTCACAAGGTATACAAAAGATAGGCTCTGCTGAGGCTGAGGCACTAAGACTAAAAGAGCTTGCACCTGTAAATGCACAGATCGAGCTTGCTAGAGAGATCGGCGAAAATGAAGGTTATCAAACATATCTTATTTCTATTAAACAGATCGAGGCAAATAGAGATGTGGGCTTAGAACAGGCTAAAGCGCTAAGTGCGGCTGATCTAAAGATCATTGCTAATGAAGGTAGTGTTTCAAATGGCTTGTCTAAGATCAGTGATGTGCTAAGCTCAAAAGGTGGTACAAATTTAGCCTCAATGCTTGAAGGCTTAAACCAAAGCGAGATAGGCAAAGGACTAATCGATAAATTTATAAAACCAAATGGTGGTTCAGATCGCGATAAGCCACAAAAATAA
- the cooS gene encoding anaerobic carbon-monoxide dehydrogenase catalytic subunit, with the protein MQTNDEILGIKIQKYGLDKEAKPNEKGFYDYKDEAEFTDYSNAISLYKKTFPNKQKVIEETPDPAVSEMLLKMQDMGIETVFDRFDKQKPQCTFGMAGICCKICFMGPCKITSKATRGVCGADADVIVARNLLRHVAGGAAAHGARGRENMLALKNAATGKLNIPIEGEEKVRAVAKAFGLDESKSINELASQIADILLEDLSRTLPQEHKAIKTFAPKERQEVWKKLDILPIGVYHEVTESLHRTSTGTDGDWRNVMKQFFRTGLAYAWSSTLGTSIAMDCLFGLPKLNDSKINLGAIKKGYVNIALHGHSPLLVSVVVKLGKSEKFQNLAKEKGALGIQFYGVCCNGLSAMYRYDGVIPLSNAVGAELVVGTGALDLWLADVQDVYPTVMEVARCFKTTVITTSDSARLPGAEHIGFDHHHSNMSEIHEIAEKILYRALESHEARKGIPVHIPQYEVEAKMGFSLENVNKIFGSTQVIADAIKEGKILGLVNLVGCSNPRVVYEKAVVNVARTLLKNNVLIMTNGCASFPLLKTGLCNANALEYCGDSLREFLAPYKIPPIWHMGECLDNARASAMFNALSQNLSTDIKDLPYAFSSPEWSNEKGIDAALGFRLLGISSYHCVFAPVQGSKNVEEFMANGTLPILGSKMVVNLDPVALAENIVADMKAKREKLGWRA; encoded by the coding sequence ATGCAAACAAACGACGAAATTTTAGGTATCAAGATCCAGAAATACGGACTTGATAAAGAGGCCAAGCCAAATGAAAAAGGCTTTTATGACTACAAAGACGAGGCAGAATTTACAGACTACTCAAACGCTATCTCACTTTATAAAAAAACCTTTCCAAATAAGCAAAAAGTAATCGAAGAAACACCTGATCCAGCCGTTAGCGAAATGCTCCTAAAAATGCAAGATATGGGGATCGAGACTGTTTTTGATAGATTTGACAAGCAAAAGCCACAATGCACCTTTGGCATGGCTGGAATTTGCTGTAAGATCTGCTTTATGGGACCATGTAAGATCACATCAAAGGCAACTCGTGGCGTGTGCGGCGCTGATGCGGACGTCATCGTAGCTAGAAATTTACTCCGTCACGTAGCTGGCGGTGCAGCGGCTCACGGCGCAAGAGGCAGAGAAAACATGCTAGCTCTTAAAAACGCAGCAACTGGCAAGCTAAATATCCCAATAGAAGGCGAAGAGAAAGTGCGTGCAGTTGCAAAAGCTTTTGGACTTGATGAGAGCAAAAGTATAAACGAGCTTGCCTCGCAGATCGCTGATATCTTACTTGAAGATCTATCTCGCACCTTGCCACAAGAGCACAAAGCCATAAAGACCTTTGCTCCAAAAGAGCGTCAAGAGGTGTGGAAAAAGCTTGATATCTTGCCAATAGGCGTCTATCACGAGGTTACAGAGAGCCTTCATAGAACAAGCACAGGCACAGATGGCGACTGGCGAAATGTAATGAAGCAGTTTTTCCGCACAGGTCTAGCTTACGCTTGGTCAAGCACGCTTGGCACGTCTATTGCGATGGATTGTCTATTTGGCCTGCCAAAGCTAAATGACTCAAAGATAAATTTAGGCGCTATCAAAAAAGGCTACGTAAATATCGCGCTTCACGGACACTCTCCACTTTTAGTAAGTGTCGTCGTTAAGCTTGGCAAGAGCGAGAAATTTCAAAATTTAGCCAAAGAAAAGGGCGCTTTAGGCATTCAGTTTTATGGTGTTTGCTGTAACGGACTTTCGGCTATGTATCGCTACGACGGCGTTATACCGCTTTCAAATGCGGTTGGCGCAGAGCTTGTTGTTGGCACAGGTGCGCTCGATCTTTGGCTAGCTGACGTGCAAGATGTCTATCCTACCGTTATGGAGGTGGCAAGGTGCTTTAAAACGACAGTCATCACTACAAGCGACTCTGCAAGGCTTCCTGGGGCTGAGCATATCGGCTTTGATCATCATCACTCAAATATGAGTGAAATTCACGAGATCGCAGAGAAAATTTTATATAGAGCGCTTGAGAGCCACGAAGCTAGAAAAGGCATACCAGTGCATATCCCGCAATACGAAGTCGAAGCTAAAATGGGCTTTTCACTAGAAAATGTAAATAAAATTTTTGGCTCAACGCAGGTTATCGCTGATGCGATAAAAGAGGGTAAGATCCTTGGACTTGTAAATTTAGTCGGCTGCTCAAATCCACGCGTAGTTTATGAAAAAGCTGTCGTAAACGTAGCTAGAACGCTTCTAAAAAATAATGTCCTAATAATGACAAACGGCTGCGCCTCATTTCCACTACTAAAAACAGGACTTTGCAATGCAAATGCGCTTGAATACTGCGGCGATAGCTTGAGAGAATTTTTAGCCCCTTATAAGATCCCGCCGATCTGGCACATGGGCGAGTGCTTGGACAATGCTAGGGCTTCAGCGATGTTTAATGCGCTTAGTCAAAACTTAAGCACTGACATCAAAGACCTGCCATACGCATTTTCAAGCCCTGAGTGGTCAAATGAAAAGGGCATAGATGCCGCACTTGGCTTTAGACTACTTGGAATTTCATCTTACCACTGCGTATTTGCCCCTGTTCAAGGCTCAAAAAATGTTGAAGAATTTATGGCAAATGGTACATTGCCGATCCTTGGCTCAAAAATGGTAGTAAATCTTGATCCTGTCGCACTTGCTGAAAATATCGTAGCTGACATGAAAGCAAAACGAGAAAAACTTGGCTGGAGAGCGTAA
- a CDS encoding ABC transporter substrate-binding protein: protein MTRRYALQILGSFLALSSQKALASTPKIGVKIGFVPISDHLCIIASKLYKSENFMIVPIKFASWVDLAEALRAGAIDGAFMLAPLGLMLRANGAKIKTVLSAHKNGSALVARSDVAGLKQLAGKKIAVPSKFSMHYFLLDTILKRENMSADITEMVPPEMPFALLSHQIDAYIVAEPFGQMAVNFKGRAKNLLFSKDIKPNHICCTLNFQEEILSKPYFNELLDAFRKAASFITKDHEKSALLGNEILSQNANLLKLVLDKEIVSYDDLSLRAEELEELKEFLISKNLGNQKLANLDINSYLEQR, encoded by the coding sequence ATGACCAGGCGTTACGCTTTACAAATTTTAGGCTCTTTCTTGGCTCTTAGTAGCCAAAAAGCTCTAGCAAGCACTCCAAAGATCGGCGTAAAAATAGGCTTTGTGCCGATAAGCGATCATCTATGCATCATCGCTTCAAAGCTCTATAAAAGTGAAAATTTCATGATAGTGCCTATTAAATTTGCTAGCTGGGTTGATCTAGCTGAGGCGCTTAGGGCAGGGGCGATTGATGGGGCTTTTATGCTAGCTCCACTAGGTCTTATGCTAAGAGCAAATGGCGCAAAGATAAAGACCGTGCTATCAGCTCACAAAAATGGTTCAGCCCTTGTGGCTAGAAGCGACGTGGCCGGTCTTAAGCAGCTTGCTGGCAAAAAGATCGCTGTGCCTTCAAAATTTAGCATGCACTATTTTTTACTTGATACGATCTTAAAGCGTGAAAATATGAGCGCAGATATCACCGAGATGGTGCCACCTGAGATGCCTTTTGCGCTTCTTAGCCATCAGATAGATGCTTACATCGTGGCTGAGCCATTTGGGCAAATGGCGGTAAATTTTAAAGGCAGGGCGAAAAATTTGCTCTTTTCAAAAGATATAAAGCCAAACCACATCTGCTGCACACTAAATTTTCAAGAAGAAATTCTCTCAAAGCCTTATTTTAACGAGCTTTTAGATGCTTTTAGAAAAGCAGCAAGCTTTATCACAAAAGATCACGAAAAAAGCGCACTTTTGGGCAATGAGATCTTAAGTCAAAATGCAAATTTATTAAAGCTAGTGCTTGATAAAGAGATCGTAAGCTACGACGATCTAAGCCTAAGGGCAGAAGAGCTAGAGGAGCTAAAAGAATTTCTAATCAGCAAAAATTTAGGCAATCAAAAACTAGCAAATTTAGATATAAACTCATACTTGGAGCAAAGATGA